A single Theropithecus gelada isolate Dixy chromosome 7b, Tgel_1.0, whole genome shotgun sequence DNA region contains:
- the CALM1 gene encoding calmodulin-1 isoform X4, translating into MRSLGQNPTEAELQDMINEVDADGNGTIDFPEFLTMMARKMKDTDSEEEIREAFRVFDKDGNGYISAAELRHVMTNLGEKLTDEEVDEMIREADIDGDGQVNYEEFVQMMTAK; encoded by the exons ATGAGGTCACTGGGTCAGAACCCAACAGAAGCTGAATTGCAGGATATGATCAACGAAGTGGATGCTGATG gtAATGGCACCATTGACTTCCCTGAATTTTTGACTATGATGgctagaaaaatgaaagatacaGATAGTGAAGAAGAAATCCGTGAGGCATTCCGAGTCTTTGACAAG GATGGCAATGGTTACATCAGTGCAGCAGAACTACGTCACGTCATGACAAACTTAGGAGAAAAACTAACAGATGAAGAAGTAGATGAAATGATCAGAGAAGCAGATATTGATGGAGACGGACAAGTCAACTATGAAG AATTCGTACAGATGATGACTGCAAAATGA
- the CALM1 gene encoding calmodulin-1 isoform X1, which yields MADQLTEEQIAEFKEAFSLFDKDGDGTITTKELGTVMRSLGQNPTEAELQDMINEVDADGNGTIDFPEFLTMMARKMKDTDSEEEIREAFRVFDKDGNGYISAAELRHVMTNLGEKLTDEEVDEMIREADIDGDGQVNYEGKTKLFELSVS from the exons ATG GCTGATCAGCTGACCGAGGAACAGATTGCTG aattCAAGGAAGCTTTCTCCCTATTTGATAAGGATGGCGATGGCACCATCACAACAAAGGAACTTGGAACTGTCATGAGGTCACTGGGTCAGAACCCAACAGAAGCTGAATTGCAGGATATGATCAACGAAGTGGATGCTGATG gtAATGGCACCATTGACTTCCCTGAATTTTTGACTATGATGgctagaaaaatgaaagatacaGATAGTGAAGAAGAAATCCGTGAGGCATTCCGAGTCTTTGACAAG GATGGCAATGGTTACATCAGTGCAGCAGAACTACGTCACGTCATGACAAACTTAGGAGAAAAACTAACAGATGAAGAAGTAGATGAAATGATCAGAGAAGCAGATATTGATGGAGACGGACAAGTCAACTATGAAGGTAAAACGAAATTATTTGAGCTCAGTGTTTCGTAG
- the CALM1 gene encoding calmodulin-1 isoform X2, whose amino-acid sequence MADQLTEEQIAEFKEAFSLFDKDGDGTITTKELGTVMRSLGQNPTEAELQDMINEVDADGNGTIDFPEFLTMMARKMKDTDSEEEIREAFRVFDKDGNGYISAAELRHVMTNLGEKLTDEEVDEMIREADIDGDGQVNYEEFVQMMTAK is encoded by the exons ATG GCTGATCAGCTGACCGAGGAACAGATTGCTG aattCAAGGAAGCTTTCTCCCTATTTGATAAGGATGGCGATGGCACCATCACAACAAAGGAACTTGGAACTGTCATGAGGTCACTGGGTCAGAACCCAACAGAAGCTGAATTGCAGGATATGATCAACGAAGTGGATGCTGATG gtAATGGCACCATTGACTTCCCTGAATTTTTGACTATGATGgctagaaaaatgaaagatacaGATAGTGAAGAAGAAATCCGTGAGGCATTCCGAGTCTTTGACAAG GATGGCAATGGTTACATCAGTGCAGCAGAACTACGTCACGTCATGACAAACTTAGGAGAAAAACTAACAGATGAAGAAGTAGATGAAATGATCAGAGAAGCAGATATTGATGGAGACGGACAAGTCAACTATGAAG AATTCGTACAGATGATGACTGCAAAATGA
- the CALM1 gene encoding calmodulin-1 isoform X3 → MRSLGQNPTEAELQDMINEVDADGNGTIDFPEFLTMMARKMKDTDSEEEIREAFRVFDKDGNGYISAAELRHVMTNLGEKLTDEEVDEMIREADIDGDGQVNYEGKTKLFELSVS, encoded by the exons ATGAGGTCACTGGGTCAGAACCCAACAGAAGCTGAATTGCAGGATATGATCAACGAAGTGGATGCTGATG gtAATGGCACCATTGACTTCCCTGAATTTTTGACTATGATGgctagaaaaatgaaagatacaGATAGTGAAGAAGAAATCCGTGAGGCATTCCGAGTCTTTGACAAG GATGGCAATGGTTACATCAGTGCAGCAGAACTACGTCACGTCATGACAAACTTAGGAGAAAAACTAACAGATGAAGAAGTAGATGAAATGATCAGAGAAGCAGATATTGATGGAGACGGACAAGTCAACTATGAAGGTAAAACGAAATTATTTGAGCTCAGTGTTTCGTAG